Proteins encoded together in one Polaribacter reichenbachii window:
- a CDS encoding response regulator produces the protein MVFTLSLITSVISVVYIFIALSLKLDNLVSLHLICISFYLLCAYFSWKGNLIESRIIYLVILNIGIVTSASYVGQEGGMEFMFMYSMCLPFMIFSFNREKIFIFLFCITAIILWATLYISDFNLIVNSKIDVEQAAKFIYPVSIIMTLFLVTFQLFYYSHLNFKNFSSIHNYREDAIEASNAKSNFLSTMSHEIRTPLNAVIGLSHILGDNNPRKDQVQNIEALNYSGKILLNLLNNVLDFSKMQSTKIQLDNIPTDLLSATKQIKKIHETSCLKKGIIMNLKIDNDIPMIWLDIVRFNQVINNLVSNAIKFTDKGSVTLRIKKEQQTENTLTLLTEVIDTGIGIPKEKQKTIWEAFTQASSSTNRLYGGTGLGLPIVKSIVNSMNSDVKIDSLIGNGSRFYFKLDLKIASEKEFQKTTEKKVHNFEGKTILLVEDNLINVMVAKQILEKAKLNVDVANDGLAAVNMVKEKHYDTILMDIQMPIMDGYEASVEIRKFNSKIPILALSASVFMEVKDRINESGMNGFIFKPFEPEDLLNQIEVTINS, from the coding sequence ATGGTATTCACATTATCATTAATTACATCAGTAATTAGTGTTGTGTATATTTTTATAGCATTAAGCCTCAAATTAGACAATTTAGTATCACTACATTTAATTTGTATTTCCTTTTATTTATTATGTGCATACTTTTCTTGGAAAGGTAATTTAATAGAATCTAGAATAATATACCTTGTTATACTAAACATTGGTATTGTTACCTCTGCATCTTATGTAGGACAAGAAGGTGGTATGGAGTTTATGTTTATGTACTCTATGTGTTTACCTTTTATGATATTCTCTTTTAATAGAGAAAAAATATTTATCTTTTTATTCTGTATTACTGCAATTATACTCTGGGCTACTTTATATATTTCCGATTTCAATTTAATAGTAAATTCTAAAATTGATGTAGAACAGGCAGCAAAATTTATATATCCTGTTTCTATTATAATGACCTTATTTTTGGTTACATTTCAGTTATTTTATTATTCTCATTTAAATTTTAAAAACTTTTCTTCTATACACAATTATAGAGAAGATGCTATAGAAGCTTCTAATGCTAAGTCTAATTTTTTAAGTACAATGAGTCATGAAATTAGAACACCATTAAACGCTGTTATTGGTCTTTCTCATATTTTAGGAGACAACAATCCTAGAAAAGACCAAGTACAAAATATAGAAGCTTTAAATTATTCCGGAAAAATATTATTAAATTTATTAAACAATGTTTTAGATTTTAGTAAAATGCAATCTACTAAAATTCAATTAGATAATATTCCTACAGATTTATTATCTGCAACAAAACAGATAAAAAAAATACACGAGACATCTTGTTTAAAAAAGGGAATTATTATGAATTTAAAAATTGATAATGATATACCAATGATTTGGTTAGATATTGTTCGTTTTAATCAAGTGATTAATAATTTAGTAAGCAATGCTATAAAGTTTACAGATAAAGGAAGTGTTACTTTAAGAATAAAAAAAGAACAACAAACAGAAAACACATTAACTTTACTTACAGAAGTTATAGATACTGGTATAGGAATTCCTAAAGAAAAACAAAAAACAATTTGGGAAGCTTTTACACAAGCTTCTAGCTCTACAAATCGCTTATATGGTGGTACAGGTTTAGGTTTACCAATAGTAAAAAGCATTGTAAATTCAATGAATTCTGATGTAAAAATAGATAGTTTAATAGGTAATGGAAGTCGTTTTTATTTTAAGTTGGATTTAAAAATTGCATCAGAAAAAGAATTTCAAAAAACTACAGAAAAGAAAGTTCATAATTTTGAAGGTAAAACTATTCTATTAGTAGAAGATAATTTAATTAATGTAATGGTTGCCAAACAAATTTTAGAAAAAGCAAAACTTAACGTTGATGTTGCTAATGATGGATTAGCAGCTGTAAATATGGTAAAAGAAAAACATTATGATACCATTTTAATGGACATTCAAATGCCAATTATGGACGGTTATGAAGCATCCGTAGAAATTAGAAAATTTAATAGTAAAATACCAATATTAGCCCTTTCTGCATCCGTTTTTATGGAAGTTAAAGACAGAATAAACGAAAGTGGTATGAACGGTTTTATCTTTAAACCTTTTGAACCAGAAGACTTATTAAATCAAATTGAAGTAACCATAAACAGTTAA
- a CDS encoding ATP-binding protein, translated as MSETVKLKFSTKRIRIIFTLSLVCAALSFLWAIMTFLIGIYSLSYFLIAVSILFITSAFLSKNRFPGVARILFILLFNISITYVSSYIGKGASVEFFLMFAVGIPFIIFSHKRDKIKIFIFSLIPILLWLLLFITDFKLFVDVELKNATKVRNIIYYFSITIGLLLVVFQLIFYSYGNARINKKAHSTKQKAIDASNAKSQFLSTMSHEIRTPLNAVIGLSHILGDNNPRKDQVQNIEALNYSGKILLNLLNNVLDFSKMESTNIELDNIPINLYDAIKQIKKVHEASCLKKGLIMNLEIDKNIPIVWLDIVRFNQVINNLVANAIKFTEKGSITLKIKNVKQTKKTISLLTEIIDTGIGIPKDKQETIWEAFTQASSQTNRLYGGTGLGLPIVKSIVKAMGSKVKIDSDINKGSRFYFQISLKKASAKELEKTKKKKTYNFKGKKALLVEDNDFNVLVGKQILEKVNLKVEIARDGLTALNLAKETNFDIILMDIQMPIMDGYTASKEIRKFNKKTPILALSASVFMKAKDKIKECGMNGFIYKPFDPDDLLKQIQEVTSID; from the coding sequence ATGTCTGAAACAGTTAAATTAAAATTTTCAACTAAAAGAATAAGAATAATTTTCACGCTTTCTTTAGTTTGTGCTGCTTTATCTTTTCTTTGGGCAATTATGACCTTTTTAATAGGTATTTACAGTTTAAGTTATTTTCTAATTGCTGTATCTATATTATTTATTACATCAGCATTTCTTTCTAAAAATAGGTTTCCAGGCGTTGCTCGAATACTTTTTATTTTACTTTTTAATATATCAATTACCTATGTTTCTTCTTATATAGGTAAGGGAGCAAGTGTAGAGTTCTTTTTAATGTTTGCTGTTGGTATTCCTTTTATCATATTCTCTCACAAAAGAGACAAAATTAAAATCTTTATATTTTCTTTAATCCCAATATTATTGTGGCTACTTCTTTTCATAACAGATTTTAAACTTTTTGTTGATGTCGAATTAAAAAATGCTACAAAAGTTAGAAATATTATTTATTATTTTTCAATAACAATAGGCCTTCTCTTAGTCGTTTTTCAGCTAATATTTTATTCTTATGGTAATGCACGAATAAACAAAAAAGCACACTCTACAAAACAAAAAGCTATTGATGCATCTAATGCTAAATCTCAGTTTTTAAGCACAATGAGTCATGAAATTAGAACACCATTAAACGCAGTTATTGGGTTATCTCATATATTAGGAGATAATAACCCTAGAAAAGATCAAGTTCAAAATATAGAAGCCCTTAATTATTCTGGTAAAATACTACTCAATTTACTTAACAATGTACTAGATTTTAGTAAAATGGAATCTACAAATATAGAATTAGACAATATTCCTATTAATCTTTATGATGCCATTAAACAAATCAAAAAAGTTCATGAAGCCTCTTGTTTAAAAAAAGGTTTAATTATGAATTTAGAAATTGACAAAAATATACCCATTGTTTGGTTAGATATTGTTCGCTTTAATCAAGTAATAAACAATTTAGTAGCTAATGCCATTAAATTTACAGAAAAAGGAAGCATAACTCTTAAAATTAAAAACGTTAAGCAAACAAAAAAAACGATAAGTTTATTAACAGAGATAATCGATACAGGTATTGGTATCCCTAAAGATAAACAAGAAACAATTTGGGAAGCATTTACGCAAGCTTCTAGCCAAACAAATAGATTATATGGTGGTACAGGACTGGGTTTACCAATTGTAAAAAGTATTGTAAAAGCTATGGGATCTAAAGTAAAAATCGATAGCGATATAAATAAAGGTAGTCGATTTTATTTTCAAATTTCTCTTAAAAAAGCATCTGCAAAAGAATTAGAAAAAACTAAAAAGAAAAAAACTTATAATTTTAAAGGCAAAAAAGCTTTATTAGTAGAAGACAATGATTTTAATGTGCTTGTAGGCAAACAAATATTGGAAAAAGTTAATCTAAAAGTTGAAATTGCAAGAGATGGATTAACTGCCCTAAATTTAGCTAAAGAAACAAATTTTGACATTATTCTTATGGATATTCAAATGCCAATTATGGATGGATATACTGCATCTAAAGAAATTAGAAAATTTAATAAAAAAACACCAATTTTAGCGCTCTCTGCCTCTGTTTTCATGAAAGCTAAAGATAAAATAAAAGAATGTGGAATGAATGGTTTTATCTACAAACCCTTTGATCCAGATGATTTACTTAAACAAATTCAAGAAGTTACTTCAATTGATTAA
- a CDS encoding response regulator produces MSEGKIKKTSNRIKLLSFYVSIGTACITFFTALIAYFFDLNNLAYYNFSSIFLYIYCAFLSKKGKLFFARILYLILLNLGITITASYMGRAASIEYMFLYSIAIPFSMFSFRTEKIYVYIFSFLSGILWILLAFTDFKLISNIQLNTDIANNYIYPISVIGTFLMIILQLIYFSILGTRYYNRILNKKQEALEASQAKSKFLSTMSHEIRTPLNAIIGLSHILGNNEPKKDQIQNIEALNFSGKTLLNLLNNVLDFSKMQSTIIELDSIHTNLYNDVKQIIKIHKPACIKKGISLNLEIDNNIPAICIDIVRFNQVINNLISNAIKFTDEGSVTLIIKKINQNKSNITLNIEVKDTGIGIPISKQETIWEAFAQASNTTNRIYGGTGLGLPIVKSIIEVMGSKVKIISSEGKGSRFMFDLNLKISEKIAPTKITKDKNHFFKNKKALLVDDNLINIMVGKQILERSKLKVEVANDGLAAVNKVKQEEFDIILMDIQMPIMDGYTATKEIRIFNKTTPIIALSANVFREIKDKIEDSGMNGFIFKPFTPEELLNQLEEFLSN; encoded by the coding sequence ATGTCAGAAGGAAAAATTAAAAAAACTTCTAATAGAATTAAATTACTGTCATTCTATGTAAGTATTGGAACTGCATGTATTACATTTTTCACAGCACTAATTGCATATTTTTTTGACCTCAATAATTTAGCTTATTACAATTTTTCTTCTATTTTCTTATATATTTATTGTGCTTTTCTTTCTAAAAAAGGCAAATTATTTTTTGCAAGAATACTTTACCTAATATTACTTAATCTAGGAATTACAATTACTGCTTCTTATATGGGTAGAGCAGCTAGTATAGAATATATGTTTTTATACTCTATAGCAATACCCTTTTCTATGTTTTCTTTTAGAACAGAAAAAATATACGTATATATATTTTCTTTTTTATCTGGAATATTATGGATACTTCTTGCATTTACAGATTTTAAATTAATTTCAAATATTCAATTAAATACTGATATTGCTAACAACTATATTTACCCTATTTCTGTAATTGGTACTTTTCTAATGATTATTTTACAGTTAATTTACTTTTCTATTTTAGGAACTAGATATTATAACAGAATACTAAATAAAAAACAAGAAGCTTTAGAAGCATCACAAGCTAAATCTAAATTTCTAAGCACTATGAGTCATGAAATTAGAACACCTTTAAATGCAATTATTGGGCTTTCTCATATACTTGGTAACAACGAACCCAAAAAGGATCAAATTCAAAATATTGAAGCTTTAAATTTTTCTGGCAAAACCTTACTTAATTTACTTAACAATGTATTAGACTTTAGTAAAATGCAATCAACAATAATAGAGTTAGATTCAATACATACTAATCTCTATAATGATGTTAAACAGATTATAAAAATTCATAAGCCAGCTTGTATAAAAAAAGGCATTTCATTGAATTTAGAAATTGATAATAACATACCTGCTATTTGTATTGATATAGTTCGTTTTAATCAGGTAATAAATAATTTAATATCTAATGCTATAAAATTTACTGATGAAGGAAGTGTAACATTAATCATAAAAAAAATAAATCAAAATAAAAGTAACATTACCTTAAATATCGAAGTTAAAGACACTGGTATTGGTATACCTATAAGTAAACAAGAAACAATTTGGGAAGCTTTTGCACAAGCATCAAATACAACAAATCGAATTTATGGAGGTACAGGTTTAGGCTTACCTATTGTAAAAAGTATTATTGAAGTTATGGGATCTAAAGTAAAAATCATAAGTTCAGAAGGTAAAGGAAGTAGATTTATGTTTGATTTAAATTTAAAAATTTCAGAAAAAATCGCTCCTACAAAAATCACTAAAGACAAAAATCATTTTTTTAAAAATAAAAAGGCTTTATTAGTTGATGACAACCTAATTAATATTATGGTTGGAAAACAAATTTTAGAACGTTCTAAATTAAAAGTAGAAGTTGCAAATGATGGATTGGCAGCTGTAAATAAAGTAAAACAAGAAGAATTTGACATCATTTTAATGGACATTCAAATGCCTATTATGGATGGATATACAGCAACTAAAGAAATAAGAATTTTTAATAAAACAACACCTATTATAGCACTTTCTGCTAATGTTTTTAGAGAAATAAAAGATAAAATAGAAGATTCTGGAATGAACGGTTTTATATTTAAACCATTTACTCCTGAAGAGCTATTAAACCAATTAGAAGAATTTTTAAGTAATTAA
- a CDS encoding peptidylprolyl isomerase has translation MNNGIYAKFKTPKGDILVQLEHEKTPGTVGNFVALAEGNLENSSKEQGTPYYDGLKFHRVIPDFMIQGGCPQGTGTGNPGYKFDDEFHPDLKHDAPGKLAMANSGPATNGSQFYITHVPTPWLDGKHTVFGSVIEGQDVVDAVAQGDEMSVEIIKVGEEAENFNAIEAFRTFEGAREKREAEAKAAQKEMLDKVAAGYDETASGLRYKVLQKGDGKQATKGAKVSVHYKGQLLDGTVFDSSYKRKQPIDFNVGVGQVISGWDEGIQLLKVGDKARMVIPSNLAYGSAGAGGVIPPNATLIFDVELMDVK, from the coding sequence ATGAACAACGGAATTTATGCAAAATTCAAAACACCAAAAGGTGATATTTTAGTACAGTTAGAACACGAAAAAACACCTGGAACTGTTGGTAACTTTGTTGCCTTAGCAGAAGGTAATTTAGAAAACTCATCAAAAGAGCAAGGAACTCCTTATTATGATGGATTAAAATTTCATAGAGTAATTCCAGATTTTATGATTCAAGGAGGTTGCCCTCAAGGAACAGGAACAGGTAACCCTGGTTATAAGTTTGATGATGAATTTCACCCAGATTTAAAACATGATGCTCCTGGGAAATTAGCAATGGCTAATTCTGGACCAGCAACTAATGGTAGTCAATTTTACATAACTCATGTACCAACTCCTTGGTTAGATGGTAAACATACTGTTTTTGGTTCTGTTATTGAAGGGCAAGATGTTGTTGATGCTGTTGCACAAGGTGATGAAATGTCTGTAGAAATTATTAAAGTAGGTGAAGAAGCTGAAAACTTTAATGCTATAGAAGCTTTTAGAACTTTTGAAGGTGCTAGAGAAAAACGTGAAGCAGAAGCAAAAGCTGCTCAAAAAGAAATGTTAGACAAAGTTGCAGCTGGTTATGATGAAACTGCAAGCGGTTTACGTTATAAAGTTTTACAAAAAGGTGATGGAAAACAAGCCACAAAAGGAGCAAAAGTATCTGTTCATTATAAAGGACAATTATTAGATGGTACTGTTTTCGATTCTTCATACAAAAGAAAACAACCTATAGATTTTAATGTTGGTGTTGGCCAAGTAATTTCTGGTTGGGATGAAGGTATTCAATTATTAAAAGTTGGTGATAAAGCACGTATGGTAATTCCGTCTAATTTAGCATATGGATCTGCAGGAGCAGGAGGTGTAATTCCGCCTAATGCTACACTTATTTTTGATGTTGAATTAATGGATGTTAAATAA